CCACTTTGAAGAATGGCTCCCCAGTATAATCCAGCATATATGATTTTAGAACAAGCTGCATTTGGAACTGCTAAATCAGCGCTACTAGAATTAAAAGTAGTGGCATCCCCATCAATATCAATGTATTTCATTGATATATCTTCGTTGGTAATGTTATTAACGTTTAGAGGATTGTTATCCTTACCTAAAATATTGTTACCAATTAAGAGCATATTCCCTTTTAACTCTTGGTTAAATCTAGGAGGAGTAAATGGTTCAAAGGTTTGAGAATATGATTCTAAATTAAATAAGGCGATTAAAACAACTAATATTGTTTTAATAAAAGAGGGCGTATTTATTACAGACCAAATTCTAGTTTCTTTTACATTAGTCTTTCCGATTGAAAATCCAAATATAAATGAAGCTAAAAGAAGCTTTGCAAAGGCGGTACTGTTATTAAACACAAACGATACAGCCAATAGTAGGTAGTTTTTCTGTTTCATTGGAATCAAATTATTAATTCTATCAAAAATAATTTTAAAGTTTTAGTACTTTCAAATTAACTCTCAGGGGGCACATCTGAGTTATTTCGAATAGTACAAAACTGGATTTAATCACTCTAAATTACTGAAAATAAATTAGATGCATTATTAAAAAATGTTAATGTCGTTTTATCACTAATTGTTAGTTTAATTAATTTTCAATTTTTACAATTGTCATTTTTCCATTATAAGGTTTGTTTCCTTTCGTTTTCAATGCTTTTTTAGCATCTTCTATATTTTCAAATTTAGCATCATAAATAAAATACCTGCTTGAATTCGCATCATAAAAGAAATCAATATTAGATTGTCCAGAAGCTACTGTTTTGGTCAAAAATACGTCTCTTTTTGCAACATCACTATGCACTGCTACAATTATATAGTAGCCATTATCAACATTTTTAATGCTTTTTAAAATTTGCATATTCGATTGTTCATCTCCATAATCAAAATCCTCCGGTTTTAATGGCGTTGCACTATAAGGTGTTGTTTCTTTTATTCGTTTAAGTGCGGCAACATCTTGTAAATGTCTTTGCTCGTCATTAACAAAAACAGCGCGTTTAATTCTTCGTTTTTTCTCAATTTCGGTCTCAACTTTAATTTTTTCTAATGAAGTTAATAAAGTACTATTCGTTTGCTGTGCTTTATTTTGTTCTGCTTTTAAATCATTAATTGTTTTTAAATAGCTTTGAGTTAAAGCGTCATTTTTATCAGATACTTTTTTGAGTCTTTCATTATATAAATTTGAAAGTTTTTCAATGGATTGTTTCTGTGTATTATTAACTTCTGCTAATTGTAGTTTTAAAGATTCTAATTCACTGTTTTCCGCCGAAGTGCTTTTAAATGCTTTTGGTTCTTTAAAGATTCCTTTATCATTTAAATCATTTTCCTCTCTTAATTCTTTCAAATCGTTTTCTTTATTCGCTACTGAAGTATTCAATCTAGCTAACAATTCTCTTTGGTTTTTATTATATGTTTCTATGTTTTGCGCTAAATTATCCATCGCTTTTGCAGTTTCATCTTTTGAGGCATTCGCCAATGCTTCAGCTGCAAGTTTGGCTTTTGCAATTGAATCAGCTTTTGCTTTGGCGTCGGCAGCTAATTTTTCCTGAGCAAGTGCATCAGCTTTTGCTTTAGCATCGGCTACAAGTTTTTCTTGAGCAAGCGCATCGGCTTTCGCTTTGGAATCGGCAGCAAGTTTTTCTTGAGCAAGCGCATCGGCTTTTGCTTTGGCGTCGGCAGCAAGTTTGGCTTTTGCAATTGAATCATTTTTCGCTTTGGCATCTGCTACAAGTTTTTCCTGAGCAAGGGCATCTGCTTTTGCTTTGGCGTCGGCAGCTAATTTTTCCTGAGCAAGTGCATCAGCTTTTGCTTTAGCATCGGCTACAAGTTTTTCTTGAGCAATTGCATCAGCTTTTGCTTTTGCATCTGCAGCTAATTTTGCTTGAGCAAGTGCATCAGCTTTTGCTTTAGCATCGGCAGCAAGTTTGGCTTTGGCAAGAGCATCGGCTTTCGCTTTGGCATCAGCAGCTAATTTTTCCTGAGCAAGAGCATCTGCTTTTGCTTTTGCATCGGCAGCTAATTTTTCCTGAGCAATGGCATCTGCTTTAGTTTTAGCATCAGTAACCAATTTAGCTTTGGCAAGAGCATCGGCTTTTGCTTTAGTATCAGCAGCTAATTTTTCCTGAGCAAGGGCATCAGCTT
Above is a window of Flavobacterium sp. 123 DNA encoding:
- a CDS encoding type IX secretion system membrane protein PorP/SprF, giving the protein MKKYALIIVLFLSTLSVLYSQEDGVVSFSLPVRNSLKFNRYIINPTFSFVREQSSYVSFYNKRQWVQFDNAPQTYLFSYSGRFRDNQGIGIGLFQQNYGVLTTFGAVANFAHNVEIQGDKNLTFGINVGFYKSGLNKGKVLTNYPDPALDNIPSNSLIAINPGINYGTEFLDFGLSVNNLVLYNLKTSKIVEDDPQKSIEAYIMHTGYLETYGFLDGSKFSGLLKTELRKDKTIISGLVMFSVPKGIWAQAGYNTLYGMSGGIGLNITPKISVEYNFEKGTGNLSSFGSSHEVVFAYKFKSNNYYRDEDDEGSLIPPADESRTVYKKPNVSTPTPTKPVIDAKAKADALAQAKLAADTKAKSDVLAQSKLVADAKAKADALAQEKLAADTKAKADALAKAKLVTDAKTKADAIAQEKLAADAKAKADALAQEKLAADAKAKADALAKAKLAADAKAKADALAQAKLAADAKAKADAIAQEKLVADAKAKADALAQEKLAADAKAKADALAQEKLVADAKAKNDSIAKAKLAADAKAKADALAQEKLAADSKAKADALAQEKLVADAKAKADALAQEKLAADAKAKADSIAKAKLAAEALANASKDETAKAMDNLAQNIETYNKNQRELLARLNTSVANKENDLKELREENDLNDKGIFKEPKAFKSTSAENSELESLKLQLAEVNNTQKQSIEKLSNLYNERLKKVSDKNDALTQSYLKTINDLKAEQNKAQQTNSTLLTSLEKIKVETEIEKKRRIKRAVFVNDEQRHLQDVAALKRIKETTPYSATPLKPEDFDYGDEQSNMQILKSIKNVDNGYYIIVAVHSDVAKRDVFLTKTVASGQSNIDFFYDANSSRYFIYDAKFENIEDAKKALKTKGNKPYNGKMTIVKIEN